The following proteins are co-located in the Triticum aestivum cultivar Chinese Spring chromosome 1A, IWGSC CS RefSeq v2.1, whole genome shotgun sequence genome:
- the LOC123190095 gene encoding signal recognition particle 54 kDa protein 2 isoform X2, protein MVHPQLRVHLSRALALMCNTLVDMRVLDECLCQISEALVKADFTTKMVSELQVKVKKAMDPTVTGSNHSIHQILCKEICKLIDSGRKPSFVPKKGMPCIVLVIGFQDSGKTTSCAKFAYHHKQKGYKPSLVCADTGSSSLDRLKQIAHEAKIPVYGSNLGSDPIQVAIQGVEKFKKENSDLIIIDTSGSYTSKDAFFAEIHKIEKATNPHLIVLVVDAADGQFAFDLAGPFIRNCSIGSAIISKMDRHPYGGGTLSALAAANCPVIFYGTGKSIESFEIFDVKAFTSNLLDYKSRTFTIDIEDMHNMLDNLQVSEVERTNAVRQMEKACLNAYHAVLEKERMLAQQVSSSESEYNKICDILGEKELKHSKIKSVSSLEERK, encoded by the exons ATGGTGCACCCACAGTTGCGCGTCCACTTGTCCCGCGCATTGGCACTGATGTGCAACACCTTGGTTGATATGAGAGTGTTGGACGAGTGCCTATGTCAGATATCTGAAGCATTGGTAAAGGCAGATTTCACCACTAAGATGGTCTCGGAGCTGCAGGTAAAGGTGAAGAAAGCTATGGATCCCACAGTAACCGGGAGCAATCATAGCATACATCAG ATTCTCTGTAAGGAGATATGCAAGTTAATTGATTCAGGAAGAAAGCCATCATTTGTCCCCAAGAAGGGGATGCCATGTATTGTGCTGGTGATAGGTTTCCAAG ACTCTGGTAAAACTACAAGCTGTGCCAAGTTTGCGTATCATCATAAACAGAAAGGATATAAACCATCATTAGTATGTGCGGATACCGGAAGCAGTTCACTTGATCGGTTAAAGCAGATAGCACATGAAGCTAAAATTCCAGTCTATGGAAG CAACTTGGGATCAGATCCTATTCAGGTTGCTATTCAGGGTGTGGAGAAGTTCAAAAAGGAGAACTCGGATCTCATTATCATTGATACAAGCGGGAGCTACACATCTAAAGATGCATTTTTTGCTGAAATACATAAAATTGAGAAAGCCACG AACCCACATTTGATAGTGCTTGTAGTGGACGCTGCAGATGGCCAATTTGCATTTGATCTGGCTGGGCCCTTTATAAGAAATTGCTCTATTGGTTCTGCTATTATCAGCAAAATGGACCGCCATCCATATGGAGGCGGTACACTTAGCGC ACTTGCTGCAGCAAACTGTCCCGTTATCTTTTATGGAACTGGAAAATCGATTGAATCATTTGAAATCTTCGACGTGAAGGCCTTCACGAGTAATCTTCTAG ATTACAAGAGTAGGACTTTCACAATTGACATCGAAGATATGCATAATATGCTGGACAACTTACAAGTATCTGAGGTTGAAAGAACAAACGCGGTGCGTcagatggaaaaggcatgcttgaATGCTTATCACGCTGTTTTGGAGAAGGAGAGGATGCTGGCTCAGCAGGTTTCTTCTTCAGAATCAGAATACAATAAAATTTGTGACATCCTTGGTGAGAAAGAACTGAAGCATAGCAAAATCAAG tCCGTCTCTTCATTAGAAGAAAGAAAATAG
- the LOC123190095 gene encoding signal recognition particle 54 kDa protein 2 isoform X1, with protein sequence MVHPQLRVHLSRALALMCNTLVDMRVLDECLCQISEALVKADFTTKMVSELQVKVKKAMDPTVTGSNHSIHQILCKEICKLIDSGRKPSFVPKKGMPCIVLVIGFQDSGKTTSCAKFAYHHKQKGYKPSLVCADTGSSSLDRLKQIAHEAKIPVYGSNLGSDPIQVAIQGVEKFKKENSDLIIIDTSGSYTSKDAFFAEIHKIEKATNPHLIVLVVDAADGQFAFDLAGPFIRNCSIGSAIISKMDRHPYGGGTLSALAAANCPVIFYGTGKSIESFEIFDVKAFTSNLLDYKSRTFTIDIEDMHNMLDNLQVSEVERTNAVRQMEKACLNAYHAVLEKERMLAQQVSSSESEYNKICDILGEKELKHSKIKVSYRFLRIRIIFVLLPFTVLFSFFSPSLH encoded by the exons ATGGTGCACCCACAGTTGCGCGTCCACTTGTCCCGCGCATTGGCACTGATGTGCAACACCTTGGTTGATATGAGAGTGTTGGACGAGTGCCTATGTCAGATATCTGAAGCATTGGTAAAGGCAGATTTCACCACTAAGATGGTCTCGGAGCTGCAGGTAAAGGTGAAGAAAGCTATGGATCCCACAGTAACCGGGAGCAATCATAGCATACATCAG ATTCTCTGTAAGGAGATATGCAAGTTAATTGATTCAGGAAGAAAGCCATCATTTGTCCCCAAGAAGGGGATGCCATGTATTGTGCTGGTGATAGGTTTCCAAG ACTCTGGTAAAACTACAAGCTGTGCCAAGTTTGCGTATCATCATAAACAGAAAGGATATAAACCATCATTAGTATGTGCGGATACCGGAAGCAGTTCACTTGATCGGTTAAAGCAGATAGCACATGAAGCTAAAATTCCAGTCTATGGAAG CAACTTGGGATCAGATCCTATTCAGGTTGCTATTCAGGGTGTGGAGAAGTTCAAAAAGGAGAACTCGGATCTCATTATCATTGATACAAGCGGGAGCTACACATCTAAAGATGCATTTTTTGCTGAAATACATAAAATTGAGAAAGCCACG AACCCACATTTGATAGTGCTTGTAGTGGACGCTGCAGATGGCCAATTTGCATTTGATCTGGCTGGGCCCTTTATAAGAAATTGCTCTATTGGTTCTGCTATTATCAGCAAAATGGACCGCCATCCATATGGAGGCGGTACACTTAGCGC ACTTGCTGCAGCAAACTGTCCCGTTATCTTTTATGGAACTGGAAAATCGATTGAATCATTTGAAATCTTCGACGTGAAGGCCTTCACGAGTAATCTTCTAG ATTACAAGAGTAGGACTTTCACAATTGACATCGAAGATATGCATAATATGCTGGACAACTTACAAGTATCTGAGGTTGAAAGAACAAACGCGGTGCGTcagatggaaaaggcatgcttgaATGCTTATCACGCTGTTTTGGAGAAGGAGAGGATGCTGGCTCAGCAGGTTTCTTCTTCAGAATCAGAATACAATAAAATTTGTGACATCCTTGGTGAGAAAGAACTGAAGCATAGCAAAATCAAGGTTAGCTACAGGTTCCTTAGAATCAGAATAATATTTGTTCTTCTGCCATTTacggttttattttcttttttcagtCCGTCTCTTCATTAG